Proteins found in one Paralichthys olivaceus isolate ysfri-2021 chromosome 19, ASM2471397v2, whole genome shotgun sequence genomic segment:
- the hmgn3 gene encoding high mobility group nucleosome-binding domain-containing protein 3 isoform X2 translates to MPKRKSPESSEGKEASKVTRKEKSAQPLPEAKPKKSIVKKVADDKVAKVKKATKGKKDEGPAQNGETKTNEIYVSRPSVSVSSIRSTAPSLMSVRGQSETVRVKGN, encoded by the exons ATGCCGAAGAGAAAG TCTCCAGAGAGTTCCGAAGGCAAGGAGGCCTCCAAAGTCACAAGAAAAGAG AAATCTGCCCAACCCCTGCCTGAGGCCAAACCCAAGAAGAGCATCGTCAAG AAGGTGGCAGATGATAAGGTGGCCAAGGTAAAGAAAGCCACCAAAGGAAAGAAGGACGAAGGCCCTGCCCAGAACGGAGAGACCAAGACCAATGAG atctatgTGTCTCGTCCGTCTGTCAGCGTGTCGTCCATCAGAAGCACGGCTCCCTCCTTGATGTCAGTGAGAGGGCAGAGTGAGACAGTCAGAGTTAAGG GTAACTGA
- the hmgn3 gene encoding high mobility group nucleosome-binding domain-containing protein 3 isoform X3, protein MPKRKSPESSEGKEASKVTRKEPSRRSDRLLEKSAQPLPEAKPKKSIVKKVADDKVAKVKKATKGKKDEGPAQNGETKTNEVTEAAEEVNEEKA, encoded by the exons ATGCCGAAGAGAAAG TCTCCAGAGAGTTCCGAAGGCAAGGAGGCCTCCAAAGTCACAAGAAAAGAG CCCTCCAGAAGGTCGGACAGATTGTTAGAG AAATCTGCCCAACCCCTGCCTGAGGCCAAACCCAAGAAGAGCATCGTCAAG AAGGTGGCAGATGATAAGGTGGCCAAGGTAAAGAAAGCCACCAAAGGAAAGAAGGACGAAGGCCCTGCCCAGAACGGAGAGACCAAGACCAATGAG GTAACTGAAGCGGCAGAGGAGGTGAATGAGGAGAAGGCGTAA
- the enpp5 gene encoding ectonucleotide pyrophosphatase/phosphodiesterase family member 5, which produces MLGCLLRGGSSPLLCLWALLLLLLPLVSLHSLNQHGSRGHRARDRPKLLLVSFDGFRWDYVDRVPTPNFHNIMKEGVMVERVENTYITKTFPNHYSLVTGLYTETHGIVANEMYDPVLNRSFSMETDSIYDSRWWEEAVPLWVTIQKAGGRSGAAMWPGSDVKIHGMFPSQFLQYNASVSFETRVERIIGWLSAPNEDAVDFGVLYWEEPDESGHTLGPQNSLMDEVIVGIDEKLGFLINELKKAGLFEKVNLIVTSDHGMTQLFTDNIIELDEYVSRDLYTWVDKSPVVGILPNEGKLDEVYDKLVDANPNMAVYKKEEIPTRFHYQHNSRIMPIILEAKEGWTILQNRTGSFMLGNHGYDNTLRSMQPVFVARGPAFRQNYMKTSMRSVDLYPLMCHILSVRPLPNNGSLSNVRDLLYPELAPPTPSAPPRVEGHSYAPVVGSFISVVMVLGFLMFYIVHVTLMQLPSLKHRRREMSQPLLQEDLHL; this is translated from the exons ATGCTGGGCTGCTTGCTGCGAGGAGGCAGCAGTCCTCTGCTCTGCCTGTGGgccctgctgcttctgctgctgcctctggtcTCCCTCCATAGCCTGAACCAGCATGGGAGCAGGGGCCACCGTGCGAGGGACCGGCCCAAGCTGCTGCTCGTGTCCTTTGACGGCTTTCGCTGGGACTACGTCGACCGGGTCCCGACGCCCAACTTCCACAACATCATGAAGGAGGGCGTGATGGTGGAGCGGGTGGAGAACACCTACATCACCAAGACCTTCCCCAACCACTACAGCCTGGTGACCGGTCTGTATACAGAGACGCACGGCATTGTGGCCAACGAGATGTACGACCCCGTCCTCAACCGCTCCTTCTCCATGGAGACAGACAGTATTTATGATTCACGGTGGTGGGAGGAGGCGGTGCCCCTCTGGGTAACCATCCAGAAAGCCGGAGGGCGGAGCGGGGCGGCGATGTGGCCAGGGTCTGATGTGAAGATCCACGGCATGTTCCCCTCTCAGTTCCTCCAGTACAACGCCTCCGTCTCCTTTGAAACCAGAGTGGAGCGGATCATTGGGTGGTTATCTGCGCCTAATGAGGACGCAGTGGATTTTGGAGTCCTTTACTGGGAGGAGCCAGACGAAAGCGGGCACACTTTGGGGCCTCAGAACTCCCTCATGGATGAAGTCATCGTCGGGATCGATGAGAAACTCGGCTTCCTCATCAATGAACTGAAAAAGGCCGGGCTGTTTGAGAAAGTGAACCTGATAGTGACCAGTGACCACGGGATGACACAGCTTTTCACTGATAACATCATAGAACTGGATGAGTACGTGAGCAGAGACCTGTACACCTGGGTGGATAAGAGTCCGGTGGTGGGGATACTGCCCAACGAAG GGAAACTAGACGAGGTGTATGACAAGCTGGTGGACGCCAACCCAAACATGGCAGTGTACAAGAAGGAAGAGATTCCCACGCGCTTCCATTACCAGCACAACAGCAGGATCATGCCCATCATCCTGGAGGCCAAGGAGGGCTGGACCATCCTGCAGAACAGGACCGGGTCCTTCATGT TGGGAAACCACGGCTACGACAACACCCTCCGCAGCATGCAGCCTGTGTTCGTGGCTCGCGGTCCAGCCTTTCGCCAGAATTACATGAAAACCTCCATGCGCTCCGTGGATCTCTACCCCCTCATGTGCCACATCCTCTCTGTGCGCCCTCTTCCGAACAACGGCTCCCTGTCGAACGTTCGGGACCTGCTGTACCCGGAGCTGGCTCCCCCCACGCCCAGCGCCCCTCCCAGGGTCGAAGGGCACTCCTACGCCCCTGTTGTGGGGTCTTTCATCAGCGTGGTGATGGTGTTGGGCTTTCTCATGTTCTACATCGTACACGTGACGCTCATGCAGCTGCCGTCGCTGAAGCACAGACGCAGGGAGATGTCGCAGCCCTTGCTGCAAGAGGACTTGCACCTGTAG
- the hmgn3 gene encoding high mobility group nucleosome-binding domain-containing protein 3 isoform X1, with translation MPKRKSPESSEGKEASKVTRKEPSRRSDRLLEKSAQPLPEAKPKKSIVKKVADDKVAKVKKATKGKKDEGPAQNGETKTNEIYVSRPSVSVSSIRSTAPSLMSVRGQSETVRVKGN, from the exons ATGCCGAAGAGAAAG TCTCCAGAGAGTTCCGAAGGCAAGGAGGCCTCCAAAGTCACAAGAAAAGAG CCCTCCAGAAGGTCGGACAGATTGTTAGAG AAATCTGCCCAACCCCTGCCTGAGGCCAAACCCAAGAAGAGCATCGTCAAG AAGGTGGCAGATGATAAGGTGGCCAAGGTAAAGAAAGCCACCAAAGGAAAGAAGGACGAAGGCCCTGCCCAGAACGGAGAGACCAAGACCAATGAG atctatgTGTCTCGTCCGTCTGTCAGCGTGTCGTCCATCAGAAGCACGGCTCCCTCCTTGATGTCAGTGAGAGGGCAGAGTGAGACAGTCAGAGTTAAGG GTAACTGA